Proteins encoded together in one Flavobacteriales bacterium window:
- a CDS encoding serine hydrolase, which translates to MTNLLQRALLAASAVLTLGGGPPPSRQAPAFLMEDVEWADSVMATLGPRERIAQLMMVAAYSNKDGDHVAEVDRLVRDHGVGGLIFFQGGPVRQAHLTNRWQAAARVPLLVGMDLEWGLAMRLDSTVRFPKQMTLGALRDDAAIEEMGREIARQMQRLGVHVSFSPVADVNNNPANPVINDRSFGEQRELVARKAVAYMRGLQAGGVIATAKHFPGHGDTDADSHHALPLIAHPRGRLDSLELYPFQRLMEEGLSAIMVAHLEVPALDSTPGLPSTLSRPVVNELLERELGFQGLVFTDALNMKGVANADKPGEIELRALLAGNDVLLFPQDPVKAIDRIQQAVDSGSVPRELIDHKCRKVLRAKRWAGLHQRPVVRTEGLSDDLNTPAARVLRRTLFGQAITALRSREGLLPIADPGGLRIAALAFGDSAGNIFHRHLARHARITCIGVPKDLHRDSLAGLLRALEGHDLVIASVHRTSYRVDKDFGAPDRVFEVLQQVQRRHRTVLAWFGNPYRLTRAYGSSELDGLLVGYEDDADVHDLCAQALFGARSVGGTLPVTASAQFEAGDGKRWEALPGRTAYGLPEEAGLRTSDLVGIDAIVQEGIAAKAYPGAQVLVAVDGRVVWDKAYGKPTYDGKRGVRTDDLYDLASITKVAATTLAVMKLVDEGRLDLDRDLGTYLTELNGSHEAHARLGLREVLTHQAGLRDWVPFHQRLLTNKEPRPGVVSEKPDSVHALRVAERTYISASYRDSLPRWILSTPLNPVKEYKYSDLGLLLIQRMVERVAGTSLDRYVDSVFYRPLALDRLGYTPLRRFPRWRIAPTEYDPELRRQQVWGDVHDPTAALLGGVAGHAGLFGNAEDLFVVFQVLLNKGVYNGRRYLSEAVVEEFTRCQFCAPEPKTGENRRGLGFDKPVRGKGGPTCTCVSYASFGHTGFTGTMAWADPEQGIVYIFLSNRVYPTAANKALSDLNIRTRIQQVVHDAAAARLR; encoded by the coding sequence ATGACGAACCTCCTCCAGCGCGCGCTCCTGGCCGCCTCGGCCGTGCTGACCCTGGGCGGTGGTCCTCCGCCATCACGCCAGGCCCCGGCCTTCCTCATGGAGGATGTCGAGTGGGCCGACAGCGTGATGGCGACCCTCGGCCCCCGCGAGCGCATCGCCCAGCTGATGATGGTGGCGGCGTACAGCAATAAGGATGGGGATCACGTGGCCGAAGTGGACCGCCTCGTGCGCGACCACGGGGTGGGCGGGCTGATCTTCTTCCAAGGCGGTCCCGTGCGGCAGGCCCACCTCACCAACCGCTGGCAGGCCGCCGCGCGCGTGCCCCTGCTTGTGGGCATGGACCTGGAGTGGGGCCTGGCGATGCGGCTGGACAGTACGGTGCGGTTCCCCAAGCAGATGACGCTGGGCGCCTTGCGGGACGACGCCGCCATCGAGGAGATGGGGCGCGAGATCGCCCGGCAGATGCAGCGGCTCGGCGTGCACGTGAGCTTCAGCCCGGTCGCCGACGTGAACAACAACCCGGCGAACCCGGTGATCAACGACCGCAGCTTCGGCGAGCAGCGCGAACTGGTGGCCCGCAAGGCTGTGGCCTACATGCGCGGCCTGCAGGCCGGCGGCGTCATCGCCACCGCCAAGCACTTCCCCGGCCACGGCGACACCGATGCGGACAGCCACCACGCCCTGCCCCTGATCGCGCACCCTCGCGGCCGCCTCGACTCCCTGGAGCTGTATCCGTTCCAGCGGTTGATGGAGGAGGGGCTCAGCGCCATCATGGTGGCCCACCTGGAGGTGCCCGCGCTCGACAGCACCCCCGGGCTGCCCAGCACCCTCAGCCGGCCCGTGGTGAATGAACTGCTCGAACGCGAGCTCGGCTTCCAAGGGCTCGTGTTCACCGACGCCCTCAACATGAAGGGGGTGGCCAACGCCGACAAGCCCGGCGAGATCGAGCTGCGTGCGCTGCTCGCGGGCAACGATGTGCTGCTCTTCCCGCAGGACCCGGTGAAGGCGATCGACCGCATCCAACAGGCCGTGGACAGCGGATCCGTGCCACGCGAGCTCATCGACCACAAGTGCCGCAAAGTGTTGCGCGCCAAGCGTTGGGCCGGCCTGCATCAACGACCCGTCGTCCGCACCGAAGGCCTTTCGGACGACCTCAATACGCCCGCGGCCCGTGTGCTCCGTCGCACGCTCTTCGGTCAGGCCATTACCGCGCTGCGTTCCCGCGAAGGGCTGCTGCCCATCGCCGACCCCGGAGGACTCCGCATCGCCGCCCTCGCCTTCGGCGACAGCGCGGGTAACATCTTCCACCGGCACCTGGCACGCCACGCGCGCATCACCTGCATCGGTGTACCCAAGGACCTGCATCGCGACAGCCTGGCCGGCCTGCTCCGCGCGCTCGAGGGCCACGACCTCGTGATCGCTTCCGTGCACCGCACGAGCTATCGGGTGGACAAGGATTTCGGTGCGCCCGACCGGGTGTTCGAGGTGTTGCAGCAGGTGCAACGGCGCCACCGCACGGTGCTCGCCTGGTTCGGCAATCCATACCGCCTTACCCGCGCCTACGGCAGCAGCGAGCTGGACGGTCTGCTGGTCGGCTATGAGGACGATGCCGATGTGCACGATCTCTGCGCACAGGCCCTGTTCGGCGCCCGATCCGTAGGCGGAACCCTCCCGGTGACGGCCTCGGCCCAGTTCGAAGCGGGGGACGGCAAGCGCTGGGAGGCCTTGCCCGGCCGCACCGCTTATGGACTTCCGGAAGAGGCCGGCCTCCGGACGTCGGACCTCGTCGGCATCGACGCCATCGTTCAGGAGGGCATCGCCGCCAAGGCCTATCCCGGTGCCCAGGTGCTTGTGGCCGTGGACGGCCGCGTGGTGTGGGACAAGGCGTACGGAAAGCCCACCTACGACGGCAAGCGTGGCGTGCGCACGGACGACCTGTACGACCTCGCGAGCATCACCAAGGTGGCCGCCACCACCCTGGCCGTGATGAAGCTCGTGGATGAAGGCCGCCTCGACCTGGACCGCGACCTGGGCACCTACCTCACCGAGCTCAATGGGTCGCATGAGGCCCATGCACGCCTGGGCCTGCGCGAGGTGCTCACCCATCAGGCCGGGCTGCGTGATTGGGTGCCCTTCCATCAACGCCTGCTGACGAACAAAGAACCCCGTCCCGGCGTGGTGTCCGAGAAACCGGACAGCGTGCATGCGCTGCGTGTGGCCGAACGGACGTACATCAGCGCCAGTTATCGCGACAGCCTCCCGCGGTGGATCCTGAGCACACCGCTCAACCCGGTGAAGGAGTACAAGTACAGCGACCTCGGCCTGCTGCTCATCCAGCGGATGGTGGAGCGGGTGGCGGGCACTTCCCTGGACCGGTACGTGGACTCGGTGTTCTACCGGCCCCTGGCGCTCGACCGGCTCGGGTACACGCCGCTGCGGCGCTTCCCGCGCTGGCGCATCGCCCCCACCGAGTACGATCCCGAGCTCCGCCGGCAACAGGTGTGGGGCGACGTGCACGATCCCACGGCGGCGCTGCTTGGCGGGGTGGCCGGACATGCCGGGCTCTTCGGGAATGCCGAGGACCTGTTCGTGGTGTTCCAGGTACTGCTCAACAAGGGCGTGTACAACGGCCGGCGCTACCTCAGCGAGGCGGTGGTGGAGGAGTTCACCCGGTGCCAGTTCTGCGCCCCCGAGCCGAAGACCGGGGAGAACCGCCGCGGGCTGGGCTTCGACAAACCCGTGCGCGGCAAGGGTGGCCCCACCTGCACCTGCGTCAGCTATGCCAGCTTCGGCCACACGGGCTTCACCGGCACCATGGCCTGGGCCGATCCCGAGCAGGGCATCGTGTACATCTTCCTCAGCAACCGGGTGTATCCCACGGCGGCCAACAAGGCGCTGTCGGACCTCAACATCCGCACCCGGATCCAGCAGGTGGTGCACGACGCGGCGGCGGCCCGCCTGCGCTGA
- a CDS encoding rhomboid family intramembrane serine protease: MNPNALLPPVVKNLLIINGLFFLAKFSFPADELGRNTLDATLGMYYVGSPLFRPWQVFTHLFLHGDLVHLFTNMFGLFMFGGPVERYLGSKRFLIYYLACGLGAAALHTGVNAYEVLRDEAVVAAYGADVQEVRDAVAAGSLDEADHILNGVMASYGVPQQALTQLFFDHMGTIIGASGAVFGILLAFGMLFPEQEIFLLLLPIPIKAKYFVVIYGLVELFMGLKQSPGDNVAHFAHLGGMIFGFLLLRHWRRRMLF; the protein is encoded by the coding sequence ATGAACCCGAACGCGCTGCTGCCGCCGGTGGTGAAGAACCTGCTGATCATCAACGGCCTGTTCTTCCTCGCCAAGTTCAGTTTCCCCGCGGACGAACTCGGTCGGAACACGCTGGACGCGACGTTGGGCATGTACTACGTGGGCTCCCCCCTCTTCCGGCCGTGGCAGGTGTTCACGCACCTCTTCCTGCACGGCGACCTGGTGCACCTCTTCACCAACATGTTCGGCCTGTTCATGTTCGGCGGCCCAGTGGAACGCTACCTGGGCTCGAAACGCTTTCTGATCTACTATCTGGCCTGCGGCCTGGGCGCCGCGGCCCTGCATACGGGCGTGAACGCCTACGAGGTGCTGCGCGATGAGGCGGTGGTGGCCGCCTATGGTGCGGACGTGCAGGAGGTGCGCGATGCGGTGGCGGCCGGCTCCCTTGACGAGGCGGACCACATCCTGAACGGTGTGATGGCCAGCTACGGCGTGCCGCAACAGGCCCTCACCCAGCTCTTCTTCGACCACATGGGCACGATCATCGGCGCCTCGGGCGCGGTGTTCGGCATCCTGCTGGCCTTCGGCATGCTCTTCCCCGAGCAGGAGATATTCCTGTTGCTGTTGCCGATCCCCATCAAGGCCAAGTACTTCGTGGTGATCTACGGTCTGGTGGAGCTGTTCATGGGCCTTAAGCAGAGCCCGGGCGACAACGTGGCGCACTTCGCGCACCTGGGCGGCATGATCTTCGGCTTCCTCCTGCTGCGGCACTGGCGCCGCCGCATGCTGTTCTGA
- a CDS encoding rhomboid family intramembrane serine protease, which translates to MGIRDDVSMHWRTGGAAVRLILINLGVFLVYHAVGLVLFLTGTPEPDLLTWLMATSHLPSLALRPWTVVTYMFTHADVFHIFFNLLMLWFSGRLFEDLLGPKRLLGNYLLGGLFGLALYVLAYNLFPPFQRFATGSTILGASAAVMGVFIGIAAYRPDMVVHLLLFGAVRLKWIALIYVVIDLVSIRQGSNSGGHIAHLGGALLGYLTAVQLRRGRDIASAFIGWFEGAWDLLSGRKARRLKVAHRGRVAVMADQVPAHKRDKQARVDAILDKISRSGYDSLSKEEKDFLFKASHE; encoded by the coding sequence ATGGGCATCCGCGACGATGTGAGCATGCACTGGCGCACCGGCGGCGCCGCGGTCCGGCTCATCCTCATCAACCTCGGCGTCTTCCTGGTCTACCATGCGGTGGGCCTGGTGCTCTTCCTCACCGGCACCCCCGAGCCCGACCTGTTGACGTGGCTCATGGCCACCAGCCACCTGCCGTCACTGGCCCTTCGGCCCTGGACGGTGGTGACCTACATGTTCACCCACGCCGACGTGTTCCACATCTTCTTCAACCTGTTGATGCTGTGGTTCAGCGGGCGGTTGTTCGAGGACCTGTTGGGACCCAAGCGGCTGCTGGGCAACTACCTGCTGGGCGGGCTCTTCGGGCTGGCGCTGTATGTGCTGGCCTACAACCTGTTCCCGCCGTTCCAGCGCTTCGCCACGGGCAGCACCATCCTGGGTGCATCGGCGGCCGTGATGGGCGTGTTCATCGGCATCGCCGCGTACCGGCCGGACATGGTGGTGCACCTGCTGCTCTTCGGAGCGGTGCGCTTGAAGTGGATCGCCCTGATCTACGTGGTGATCGACCTGGTGAGCATCCGGCAGGGCAGCAACAGCGGCGGCCACATCGCGCACCTGGGCGGAGCGCTGCTGGGTTACCTCACGGCGGTGCAGCTGCGGCGCGGGCGCGATATCGCCTCGGCCTTCATCGGCTGGTTCGAAGGCGCGTGGGACCTGCTGAGCGGCAGGAAGGCCCGGCGGCTGAAGGTGGCCCACCGCGGCCGGGTGGCCGTGATGGCCGACCAGGTGCCGGCCCACAAACGCGACAAGCAGGCCCGCGTGGACGCCATCCTGGACAAGATCAGCCGCAGCGGCTACGACAGCCTCAGCAAGGAGGAGAAGGACTTCCTGTTCAAGGCCAGCCATGAGTGA
- a CDS encoding endonuclease/exonuclease/phosphatase family protein — protein sequence MSELPRRARPSRWHRPLWWANLLAALLLLLAYLSAQVPPDAFWPLAFFGMAYPFVLLTHFFFLVWWALFRPKRMLVSAIVVGIGFGHIGDHLQVLGRRHPPKDIADEHLKVMSYNVRLFDLYNWSNNTQTRNEILDLIAFEGADVLCLQEFFLAEDRRFFNTKDTLLRHLGYQACHDSYTAHTRKGHHFGIATFSTHPVVGKGALEFADDLNNLCIWTDIAVGGDTLRVYNAHLASVRFGGHEYKFMEDLDTGTDADSLRSGGLRIAGLLRNAFLRRAEEARMIVAHMADSPHPILYCGDLNDTPMSYSYTLLTDRLTDVFVESGRGVGHTYIGVFPSFRIDHILHGPELAAWNFRTLPDELSDHRAIVCEMALRQP from the coding sequence ATGAGTGAGCTCCCCCGCCGTGCGCGGCCCAGCCGCTGGCACCGGCCCCTCTGGTGGGCCAACCTGCTCGCCGCGCTGCTGCTGTTGCTGGCCTACCTGTCCGCCCAGGTTCCGCCGGACGCGTTCTGGCCCCTGGCCTTCTTCGGCATGGCCTACCCTTTCGTGCTGCTCACCCACTTCTTCTTCCTGGTGTGGTGGGCGCTCTTCCGGCCCAAACGGATGCTGGTGAGCGCGATCGTGGTCGGCATCGGCTTCGGTCACATCGGCGATCATTTACAGGTGCTCGGGCGACGCCACCCTCCCAAGGACATTGCGGACGAGCATCTGAAGGTGATGTCGTACAACGTGCGGCTGTTCGACCTGTACAACTGGAGCAACAACACCCAGACCCGCAACGAGATCCTCGACCTCATCGCCTTCGAGGGTGCCGACGTGCTGTGCCTGCAGGAGTTCTTTCTGGCCGAGGACCGGCGCTTCTTCAACACCAAGGACACCCTGCTGCGGCACCTGGGCTACCAGGCCTGCCACGACAGCTACACGGCGCATACCCGCAAGGGCCACCACTTCGGGATCGCCACCTTCAGCACGCACCCGGTCGTAGGCAAGGGCGCCCTGGAGTTCGCGGATGACCTGAACAACCTGTGCATCTGGACGGACATCGCCGTGGGCGGCGACACACTGCGGGTGTACAACGCGCACCTGGCCAGTGTGCGCTTCGGTGGCCATGAGTACAAGTTCATGGAGGACCTCGACACGGGCACCGATGCGGACAGCCTTCGCAGCGGAGGGCTGCGGATCGCGGGTCTGCTGCGTAACGCATTCCTGCGCCGGGCCGAGGAGGCGCGCATGATCGTGGCGCACATGGCGGACAGCCCGCACCCCATCCTCTATTGCGGCGACCTGAACGACACGCCCATGAGCTACAGTTACACGCTGCTCACCGACCGGCTCACCGATGTCTTCGTGGAGAGCGGGCGGGGGGTGGGGCACACCTACATCGGCGTCTTCCCCAGCTTCCGCATCGACCACATCCTGCACGGTCCCGAGCTGGCGGCCTGGAACTTCCGCACACTGCCCGATGAGCTGAGCGACCACCGCGCCATCGTGTGCGAGATGGCCCTTCGCCAGCCTTAG
- a CDS encoding ABC transporter permease — MKLLLTIALTLLRAKLRQSIVAAVGVMFSITMFVALLGFMNGLNDLLDGLILNRTPHVRLYNELQASPKQPMEMADGDTSTHHFVRSVKPKDDLPRLRNAEAIMQAMERDPRVMAVSPRLVAQVFFNVGTVDLNGQVNGIDVVQEIRYYRFADYLTQGDPHDLATGNNTIVLGKGLADMMAADIGETVQVTTASGDRAMLRVVGIFQSGIADYDKVQCYANIKTVQKLLARPGSYYTDINLKLHDLTAAPALAKELAARFKVDAVDVQTANAQFETGSDVRSIISYAVGVVLLIVAGFGIYNILNMMIYEKLDAIAILKATGFSGSDVRRIFLLLSMIIGLVGGFTGLLGGFTMQTVIDNVPFETAALPTTKTFPIDYDPKYYIIAVSFALLTAWIAGWFPARKAAQVDPVEIIRGK; from the coding sequence ATGAAGCTGCTGCTCACCATCGCCCTCACGCTGCTGCGCGCCAAGCTGCGGCAGAGCATCGTGGCGGCCGTGGGCGTCATGTTCAGCATCACCATGTTCGTGGCGCTGCTCGGCTTCATGAACGGGCTGAACGACCTGCTCGACGGCCTGATCCTGAACCGCACCCCGCACGTGCGCCTCTACAACGAACTGCAGGCCTCGCCGAAGCAACCCATGGAGATGGCCGACGGCGATACCTCGACGCACCACTTCGTGCGCTCGGTGAAGCCCAAGGACGACCTGCCGCGGCTGCGCAACGCCGAGGCCATCATGCAGGCCATGGAGCGCGACCCACGGGTGATGGCCGTATCACCCAGGCTGGTGGCGCAGGTCTTCTTCAACGTGGGCACGGTGGACCTGAACGGTCAGGTGAACGGCATCGACGTGGTGCAGGAGATCCGCTACTACCGCTTCGCGGACTACCTCACCCAGGGCGATCCGCACGACCTGGCCACGGGCAACAACACCATCGTGCTCGGCAAAGGCTTGGCGGACATGATGGCGGCCGACATCGGCGAGACCGTTCAGGTGACCACCGCCAGCGGCGACCGTGCGATGCTGCGCGTGGTGGGAATCTTCCAGAGCGGCATCGCCGACTACGACAAGGTGCAGTGCTACGCCAACATCAAGACCGTGCAGAAGCTGCTCGCGCGGCCCGGCAGCTACTACACCGACATCAACCTGAAGCTGCACGACCTCACCGCCGCGCCCGCCTTGGCCAAGGAGCTCGCCGCACGCTTCAAGGTGGACGCCGTGGACGTGCAGACGGCGAACGCGCAGTTCGAGACCGGCAGCGACGTGCGCAGCATCATCAGCTACGCCGTGGGCGTGGTGCTGCTCATCGTGGCCGGCTTCGGCATCTACAACATCCTGAACATGATGATCTACGAGAAGCTCGACGCCATCGCCATCCTGAAGGCCACGGGTTTCAGCGGCAGTGATGTGCGGCGGATCTTCCTGCTGCTGAGCATGATCATCGGGCTGGTGGGCGGCTTCACCGGTCTGCTGGGCGGCTTCACCATGCAGACGGTGATCGACAACGTGCCCTTCGAGACCGCGGCGCTGCCCACCACGAAGACCTTCCCCATCGACTACGATCCCAAGTACTACATCATCGCCGTGAGCTTCGCGCTGCTCACCGCCTGGATCGCGGGCTGGTTCCCGGCGCGCAAGGCCGCCCAGGTGGACCCCGTCGAGATCATCCGCGGGAAATGA
- the mutL gene encoding DNA mismatch repair endonuclease MutL, whose amino-acid sequence MEPLIRLLPDHVANQIAAGEVVQRPASVVKELLENSVDAGAGQITLVLKDAGRTLVQVTDDGRGMGPDDARLCFERHATSKIRAADDLQTLRTKGFRGEALASIAAVAQVELRTRPQAAELGTRVAMEGSRVRAQEPVAMAAGTTVAVRNLFYNIPARRLFLKSDAVELKHVLEEFQRVALAHPGIGFQVVHNDQELFRMPGSAPDAAEGAALRQRVVHLLGRRYDERLVPVEESTGHLRITGYIGKPEFARRTRGEQYFFVNQRFIRSSYLEHAVRAAFDELVARDHHPAWFLFLELDPAQIDINIHPTKTEIKFRDDRSVYAVLHAALRRALGRFNIAPSLDFEPEPAIMSAFAGMPSVPAVAPVVKAPDWRPQDLGPRRDPTGWQQLFDLRDGPPGPMSPDDGSPGPLAAHVLPMGETEADHGPRPVFQMQGGYIVSPLRSGLMVVDRKRALERIAYERALKRLELGNGPSQAELFPRNIELAPQDFALVGELLPELRALGLDLEVFGGRTITVRGLPAESMNDDPAALLDTLIAQLHSERGTLRLERHAAIARSMARSVAARSDETPAQEHLRDLVDRLFACEVPYWTPGGKPTLITFGLDELAQRFDRG is encoded by the coding sequence ATGGAGCCCCTGATCCGCCTGCTTCCCGACCACGTGGCCAACCAGATCGCGGCCGGAGAGGTGGTGCAACGCCCGGCCAGCGTGGTGAAGGAGCTGCTGGAGAACAGTGTCGACGCGGGCGCCGGTCAGATCACCCTGGTGCTGAAGGACGCAGGCCGCACCTTGGTGCAGGTGACGGATGACGGCCGGGGCATGGGCCCGGATGATGCGCGGCTGTGCTTCGAGCGGCACGCCACGAGCAAGATCCGCGCAGCGGACGACCTGCAGACCCTGCGCACCAAGGGCTTCCGCGGCGAGGCGCTCGCCAGCATCGCGGCGGTGGCGCAGGTGGAGCTGCGCACACGTCCACAGGCCGCTGAGCTCGGCACCCGCGTGGCGATGGAAGGGAGCCGGGTGCGGGCGCAGGAACCGGTGGCGATGGCCGCCGGCACCACGGTCGCGGTGCGCAACCTGTTCTACAACATCCCGGCCCGACGGCTGTTCCTCAAGAGCGACGCCGTGGAGCTGAAGCATGTGCTGGAGGAGTTCCAACGCGTGGCGCTGGCCCATCCGGGCATCGGGTTCCAGGTGGTGCACAACGACCAGGAGCTCTTCCGCATGCCCGGCAGCGCGCCCGACGCCGCGGAGGGGGCCGCGCTCCGGCAGCGCGTGGTGCACCTGCTGGGCCGCCGCTACGATGAGCGGCTGGTGCCCGTGGAGGAGTCCACCGGTCATCTGCGCATCACGGGCTATATCGGCAAGCCCGAGTTCGCGCGGCGCACGCGCGGCGAGCAGTACTTCTTCGTCAACCAGCGCTTCATCCGCAGCAGCTACCTGGAGCATGCGGTGCGCGCGGCGTTCGACGAGCTGGTGGCCCGCGACCACCACCCGGCCTGGTTCCTGTTCCTGGAGCTGGACCCCGCGCAGATCGACATCAACATCCACCCCACCAAGACGGAGATCAAGTTCCGGGACGACCGCAGCGTGTATGCGGTGCTGCACGCGGCGCTGCGCCGGGCGCTGGGGCGCTTCAACATCGCACCGAGCCTCGACTTCGAGCCGGAGCCCGCCATCATGTCGGCCTTCGCCGGGATGCCGAGCGTGCCGGCCGTGGCCCCGGTGGTGAAAGCGCCCGATTGGCGCCCCCAGGACCTGGGGCCGCGACGCGACCCCACGGGATGGCAGCAGTTGTTCGACCTGCGCGACGGTCCGCCGGGCCCGATGTCACCGGACGACGGGAGCCCTGGACCGCTTGCTGCGCACGTGCTGCCCATGGGCGAGACCGAGGCCGATCACGGTCCACGCCCGGTGTTCCAGATGCAGGGCGGCTACATCGTGTCGCCGCTGCGGAGCGGATTGATGGTGGTGGACCGCAAACGGGCCTTGGAGCGCATCGCCTACGAGCGCGCCTTGAAGCGGTTGGAGCTGGGGAACGGCCCCAGCCAGGCCGAGCTCTTCCCGCGCAACATCGAGCTGGCCCCGCAGGACTTCGCGCTGGTGGGCGAGCTGTTGCCTGAGCTGCGCGCGCTGGGCCTGGACCTCGAGGTCTTCGGCGGGCGCACCATCACGGTCCGCGGCCTGCCGGCCGAGTCGATGAACGACGATCCGGCGGCCTTGCTGGACACCCTGATCGCGCAGCTCCACAGTGAACGTGGCACGCTGAGGCTCGAGCGGCATGCGGCGATCGCGCGGAGCATGGCCCGCAGTGTGGCAGCGCGCAGCGACGAGACCCCGGCACAGGAGCATCTCCGCGACCTCGTCGACCGGCTCTTCGCCTGCGAGGTGCCCTATTGGACCCCGGGCGGCAAACCCACGTTGATCACCTTCGGGCTCGACGAGCTCGCCCAACGCTTCGACCGCGGATGA
- a CDS encoding ABC transporter ATP-binding protein, with product MSGIPNILAVEKVNKSFHDPVTVPVLKDVSFSVRSGEFVSITGKSGCGKSTLLYILSTMDTDYEGDVVIDGERTQGLSGERLAAIRNEKIGFVFQFHYLLPEFSVLHNVMLPGLKLGRKSAAEVEADAMARLKELEMDGQARKMANQLSGGQKQRVAIARALINDPLIIMGDEPTGNLDKRNAEIVFGIFQHIASEHKRSLLIVTHDPDFAARTDRNIVMDDGRIVS from the coding sequence ATGAGCGGCATCCCCAACATCCTCGCGGTGGAGAAGGTGAACAAGTCCTTCCACGACCCGGTGACCGTGCCCGTGCTGAAGGATGTGTCGTTCAGCGTGCGCAGTGGCGAGTTCGTGAGCATCACCGGCAAGAGCGGCTGCGGCAAGAGCACCCTGCTCTACATCCTCAGCACCATGGACACCGACTACGAGGGCGACGTGGTGATCGACGGGGAACGCACGCAGGGGCTGAGCGGCGAACGGCTCGCCGCGATCCGCAACGAGAAGATCGGCTTCGTGTTCCAGTTCCACTACCTGCTGCCGGAGTTCAGCGTGCTGCACAACGTGATGCTGCCGGGCCTGAAGCTGGGCCGCAAGAGCGCCGCAGAGGTGGAGGCCGACGCCATGGCCCGGCTGAAGGAACTGGAGATGGACGGCCAGGCGCGGAAGATGGCCAACCAGCTCAGCGGCGGGCAGAAGCAGCGTGTGGCCATCGCCCGGGCGCTCATCAACGACCCGCTGATCATCATGGGCGACGAGCCCACGGGCAACCTCGACAAGCGCAACGCCGAGATCGTCTTCGGCATCTTCCAGCACATCGCCTCCGAGCACAAGCGCAGCCTGCTCATCGTGACGCACGATCCCGACTTCGCGGCGCGCACCGACCGCAACATCGTGATGGACGACGGGCGGATCGTGAGCTGA
- a CDS encoding efflux RND transporter periplasmic adaptor subunit, protein MRTANLLTGLLLLLSGCGRKQETIRPTVGPITESVYASGIVKAAGQYQVYPTVTGTVMALLVKEGDTIAAGTPLVRIDDRTAGASARISTAQVRLLEQNAAESGPVLTQLREAVEQARDRYTVDSTNHARQKALWAQQIGSRNELDQRELAFTTSRAGHTRAVKALQETRDRLRTELEVARNNAAISSAGHDDRTPHSLIAGVVYDLLVEPGELATPQKAIAVLGSATDLYLELEVDEYDIRLVKPGQQALITLDSYDGTAFEATVTRIIPLMDPRSRTFKVEAHFKKVPAQLYPNLTAEANIVLRTKENALTIPAAYLLPGDYVLTGADQRVQVRTGAHDLEKVEILEGITADTDLHKP, encoded by the coding sequence GTGCGCACCGCGAACCTCCTCACCGGCCTCCTCCTGCTCCTCAGCGGCTGCGGCCGCAAGCAGGAGACCATCCGCCCCACCGTCGGGCCCATCACCGAGAGCGTGTACGCCAGCGGCATCGTGAAGGCCGCCGGCCAGTACCAGGTGTATCCCACGGTGACCGGAACGGTGATGGCGCTGCTGGTGAAGGAGGGCGACACCATCGCCGCGGGCACACCGCTGGTGCGCATCGACGACCGCACCGCAGGGGCCAGCGCCCGGATCAGCACGGCCCAGGTGCGGCTGCTGGAGCAGAACGCTGCGGAGAGCGGCCCCGTGCTCACCCAGCTGCGCGAGGCCGTGGAGCAGGCGCGCGACCGCTACACCGTGGACAGCACCAACCACGCGCGGCAGAAGGCCCTGTGGGCCCAGCAGATCGGCAGCCGCAACGAGCTCGACCAGCGCGAACTGGCCTTCACCACCAGCCGCGCCGGCCACACCCGCGCCGTGAAGGCGCTGCAGGAAACACGCGACCGCCTGCGCACCGAGCTGGAGGTGGCCCGCAACAACGCCGCCATCAGCAGCGCCGGCCACGACGACCGAACACCGCACAGCCTGATCGCCGGGGTGGTGTACGACCTGCTGGTGGAACCCGGTGAACTGGCCACGCCACAGAAGGCCATCGCCGTGCTCGGCAGCGCCACCGACCTGTACCTGGAGCTCGAGGTGGACGAGTACGACATCCGCCTGGTCAAGCCCGGCCAGCAGGCCCTCATCACGCTCGACAGCTACGACGGCACCGCCTTCGAGGCCACGGTCACACGCATCATCCCGCTGATGGACCCGCGCTCGCGCACGTTCAAGGTGGAAGCGCATTTCAAGAAGGTCCCCGCGCAGCTCTACCCCAACCTCACTGCCGAGGCCAACATCGTGCTGCGCACCAAGGAGAACGCGCTCACCATCCCGGCCGCCTATCTCCTCCCCGGCGACTACGTGCTCACGGGTGCGGACCAGCGCGTGCAGGTGCGCACCGGCGCGCACGACCTGGAGAAGGTGGAGATCCTCGAAGGCATCACCGCCGACACGGATCTGCACAAGCCGTAG